The Miscanthus floridulus cultivar M001 chromosome 17, ASM1932011v1, whole genome shotgun sequence genome has a window encoding:
- the LOC136515866 gene encoding protein FAR1-RELATED SEQUENCE 5-like has translation MTDMEKGLIRMLNDNNISTRQMVSILSYLRGGPTALPMKKKDINNFRTKINRDIKASNMTKVLDYFRKRQTKDPSFFYKLDLDEERRVRNLFLVDGCSIEYYKEYGEYISFDTTFMTNKYNLPFSPFVGITGHAQSCLFSCAFLHDETIETFLWVFETFLEAMGGKHPVTVINDQDKAMKSAIQLVFSNATHRNCLFHIKSKCYNRNTKVFSQHEGLYEDFEDIINNSLTIEEFETLWVKMIEDKNLQNNKYMTKMWQTRHRFIPVYFKHDFFPFIQTTSRSESINSRMNDNVGPTYSMMGFIREYDCVIEAINKNERLEESYSNQKTPKEFIFGYTIEQQATELYNRNIFRKFQVQLKATARLSYKETEEGKTFEVWPKSNQIHNVHRIRRYTV, from the coding sequence ATGACTGATATGGAGAAGGGGCTGATCAGGATGCTAAATGACAACAACATCTCGACAAGACAAATGGTGAGCATACTATCATACCTCAGAGGAGGACCCACAGCCCTAccaatgaagaagaaggacatcaaCAACTTCAGGACAAAAATCAACAGAGACATCAAGGCCTCAAACATGACAAAGGTGCTGGATTACTTTAGAAAGAGACAGACTAAAGATCCGTCCTTCTTCTACAAGCTAGACCTGGATGAAGAAAGGAGAGTCAGAAACCTATTTTTGGTAGACGGTTGCTCAATCGAGTATTACAAAGAGTATGGTGAATATATAAGCTTCGACACCACCTTCATGACAAACAAATACAACCTTCCCTTCTCTCCATTCGTGGGCATAACGGGGCACGCACAAAGTTGTTTGTTTAGCTGCGCCTTCCTGCATGATGAGACCATAGAAACTTTTCTGTGGGTCTTTGAAACATTCTTGGAAGCAATGGGAGGGAAGCACCCAGTGACGGTAATAAATGACCAAGACAAAGCGATGAAATCTGCAATTCAGCTAGTATTTAGCAATGCAACTCACAGAAACTGCCTATTCCATATCAAGAGCAAGTGTTACAACAGAAACACAAAGGTCTTCTCACAACATGAAGGCCTATATGAGGATTTTGAGGATATAATAAACAATAGCCTCACAATTGAAGAGTTTGAAACATTATGGGTGAAGATGATCGAAGACAAGAATCTACAGAATAACAAGTACATGACTAAAATGTGGCAAACGAGGCACAGGTTCATTCCTGTCTACTTCAAGCATGACTTCTTCCCATTCATCCAAACCACATCCAGAAGCGAGTCCATAAACTCGAGGATGAATGACAATGTTGGGCCAACATATAGCATGATGGGCTTCATACGAGAATATGACTGTGTCATTGAAGCAATCAACAAAAACGAGAGGCTAGAAGAAAGCTACAGCAACCAGAAAACACCTAAGGAATTCATTTTTGGGTACACAATTGAACAGCAAGCTACTGAGCTGTACAACCGGAACATATTCAGGAAGTTCCAGGTACAGCTGAAGGCAACAGCAAGGTTAAGCTACAAGGAGACTGAGGAAGGGAAAACTTTTGAGGTCTGGCCCAAGAGCA